One genomic window of Halococcus sediminicola includes the following:
- a CDS encoding DNA-binding protein, translating into MSGSEEDIEELREKKLEQLKEQQQGGGQNEEARQAQQEQAEAQKSAVLRQNLTDGARQRLNSVKMSKPEFGEQVEQQVFALARSGRLGDKIDEDQMRELLQELKPDQQSFDIKRR; encoded by the coding sequence ATGAGCGGCTCCGAGGAGGACATCGAAGAACTGCGCGAGAAGAAACTCGAACAGCTGAAAGAACAACAGCAGGGCGGCGGGCAGAACGAGGAGGCCAGACAGGCCCAACAGGAACAGGCCGAAGCGCAGAAATCGGCCGTGCTCCGCCAGAACCTCACCGACGGGGCCAGACAGCGGCTCAACTCGGTGAAGATGAGCAAGCCGGAGTTCGGCGAGCAGGTCGAACAGCAGGTGTTCGCGCTCGCGCGCAGCGGCCGACTAGGCGACAAGATCGACGAAGACCAGATGCGAGAGCTTCTCCAAGAGCTCAAACCCGACCAGCAGAGCTTCGACATCAAACGGCGATAA
- the hisS gene encoding histidine--tRNA ligase, translating to MYDRIKGFRDFYPGAMSARREAIDDIEEIARRYGFREIGTPALERTEMYADKSGEEIVEELYNFTDHGGREVALTPELTPTVARMVVEKQQELAKPIKWVSTRPFWRYEAVQQGRFREFYQTNVDIFGSSEPIADAEILAYAADALTELGLTVDDFEFRVSHRDILGGLLESFDADIDTEAAIRAVDKRDKLAVGEYRALLGDAGLSESQAEEFDALLDTDEENLDDLVAAAETERVERAVGNLQDVLDATADLGAREYCTLSLDTARGLDYYTGVVFECFDTTGTVGRSVFGGGRYDDLIEGFGGQPTPAVGVALGMATLSLLCERAGVWPAETTTTDYYVLQVGDTRETAARITRDLRERGHVVETDIAGRSFGGQLEYADSIGAETTVIVGEQDLADGNVTVKRMDSGEQRQVPVAEFPED from the coding sequence ATGTACGACCGCATCAAGGGTTTTCGGGACTTCTATCCCGGCGCGATGAGCGCCCGGCGGGAAGCCATCGACGACATCGAGGAAATCGCCCGGCGCTACGGCTTCCGCGAGATCGGGACACCAGCGCTCGAACGCACGGAGATGTACGCCGACAAGAGCGGCGAGGAGATCGTCGAGGAACTATATAATTTCACCGACCACGGCGGCCGCGAGGTGGCGCTGACGCCCGAACTCACTCCCACTGTGGCGCGGATGGTCGTCGAAAAACAGCAGGAACTCGCCAAACCGATCAAGTGGGTCTCGACGCGCCCGTTCTGGCGCTACGAGGCGGTCCAGCAGGGTCGTTTCCGCGAGTTCTATCAGACGAATGTGGACATTTTCGGCTCGTCGGAACCGATCGCCGACGCCGAGATCCTCGCCTACGCCGCCGACGCGCTCACCGAACTCGGTCTCACCGTCGATGACTTCGAGTTCCGAGTGAGTCATCGCGACATCCTCGGGGGGTTGTTGGAGTCGTTCGACGCCGACATCGACACCGAGGCGGCCATCCGGGCGGTCGACAAGCGCGACAAGCTTGCCGTCGGCGAGTATCGCGCGCTGCTCGGCGACGCGGGCCTCTCGGAGTCGCAGGCCGAGGAGTTCGACGCCCTGCTCGACACCGACGAGGAGAATCTGGACGACCTCGTGGCCGCCGCCGAGACCGAGCGCGTCGAGCGCGCGGTCGGGAACCTCCAGGACGTACTCGACGCGACTGCGGATCTCGGCGCGCGCGAGTACTGCACGCTCTCGCTCGACACCGCACGGGGTCTCGATTACTATACGGGAGTGGTCTTCGAGTGTTTCGACACCACCGGCACGGTGGGCCGGTCGGTGTTCGGCGGCGGGCGCTACGACGACCTCATCGAGGGGTTCGGCGGCCAGCCGACGCCCGCGGTTGGCGTCGCGCTCGGGATGGCGACCCTCTCGCTGCTCTGTGAGCGCGCCGGCGTCTGGCCCGCAGAGACCACGACAACGGATTACTACGTCCTGCAGGTGGGCGACACCCGCGAGACCGCCGCCCGCATCACGCGCGACCTGCGCGAACGCGGTCACGTCGTCGAGACCGACATCGCCGGCCGGAGTTTCGGCGGACAGTTGGAATACGCCGACTCGATCGGTGCCGAAACGACCGTGATCGTCGGTGAGCAGGACCTCGCCGACGGGAACGTGACGGTCAAGCGGATGGATTCGGGCGAGCAGCGACAGGTGCCGGTCGCGGAGTTCCCCGAGGACTGA
- a CDS encoding MFS transporter, with amino-acid sequence MSTANEYLGINREVLALAIARMADAVGNSFLIVVLPLYIASGTIEGGAGGLGVSLLTGLILSAFGFFNSALQPFAGRLSDKLGKRKSFVLGGLALLAVANFTYSLASSYWMLLAIRAAQGIGASLTIVATIALVNELADDKSRGGNMGTFNTFRLLGFGTGPIVAGSVIGSGPYSLLGFSITGFEAAFYIATVSAVVSFVLVTLLVHDPDIERSVDDEDTSIAVFDHDSEGLLDPVFTLGVASLFMAVGIALLSAIEPQVNARLGQGAQLFGIEFAAFVLMQVLFQAPIGSASDRYGRKPFILVGLALLVPATLAQGLVVAPWEMILARSAQGIAGALVFAPALALAGDLASKGASGTQLSVLTMSFGLGTAIGPLTSGFLVRFGYVTPFAFGAVLAALGFVLVYTQVSETVAVGGDSAGPAASAAQD; translated from the coding sequence GTGAGCACCGCCAACGAGTACCTCGGCATCAACCGCGAGGTGCTCGCGCTGGCCATCGCCCGGATGGCCGACGCGGTGGGCAACTCCTTTCTCATCGTCGTCCTTCCGCTCTACATCGCCAGTGGCACCATTGAGGGCGGGGCGGGTGGACTCGGCGTCTCGCTGCTCACGGGGCTGATCCTCTCGGCGTTTGGCTTCTTCAACAGCGCGCTCCAGCCGTTCGCCGGCCGCCTGTCGGACAAACTCGGCAAGCGAAAGTCGTTCGTCCTCGGCGGGTTGGCGCTGCTCGCGGTTGCGAACTTCACCTACTCGCTGGCGTCGAGTTACTGGATGCTGCTCGCGATCCGGGCCGCACAGGGTATCGGCGCATCGTTGACCATCGTGGCGACGATCGCGCTGGTCAACGAACTCGCCGACGACAAGAGCCGTGGTGGCAATATGGGCACGTTCAACACCTTCCGTCTGCTGGGGTTCGGGACCGGTCCCATCGTCGCCGGGTCGGTCATCGGTAGCGGTCCGTATTCCCTGCTCGGGTTTTCGATAACGGGCTTCGAGGCGGCCTTCTACATCGCCACCGTCTCGGCGGTGGTGAGTTTCGTGCTCGTCACGCTCCTGGTCCACGACCCCGACATCGAGCGCTCCGTCGACGACGAGGACACCTCGATAGCGGTGTTCGACCACGATTCGGAGGGACTGCTCGACCCCGTCTTCACTCTCGGGGTCGCCTCGCTGTTCATGGCGGTCGGCATCGCGCTGCTGTCGGCCATCGAACCGCAAGTCAACGCCCGCCTCGGGCAGGGCGCACAGTTGTTCGGCATCGAGTTCGCCGCGTTCGTCCTGATGCAGGTGCTCTTTCAGGCACCCATCGGCAGCGCGAGTGACAGATACGGTCGCAAGCCGTTCATCCTCGTCGGACTGGCGCTGCTCGTGCCGGCCACGCTCGCACAGGGACTGGTGGTCGCGCCGTGGGAGATGATCCTCGCGCGCTCGGCGCAGGGCATCGCGGGTGCGCTCGTGTTCGCGCCGGCGCTCGCGCTCGCGGGCGACCTCGCGAGCAAGGGCGCGTCGGGCACGCAGCTATCGGTGCTCACGATGTCGTTCGGTCTCGGCACCGCCATCGGTCCGCTCACGTCGGGCTTTCTGGTGCGATTCGGCTACGTCACGCCCTTCGCCTTCGGCGCGGTGCTCGCCGCCCTCGGGTTCGTGCTCGTCTACACGCAGGTCTCCGAGACGGTCGCGGTCGGTGGCGACTCCGCCGGTCCAGCCGCGTCGGCCGCTCAGGACTGA